AATCATACACAGATGAATATTGCAGCACCAACTAATAAACAAGTTGGACGTCTCATTCAGGTCAGACTGGACAAGGACAGATTTCCTCCCTGTAAGGAGGATAGTTAACTAGGTAATTTAAATCCCTATCCAGTAGTTTCCACTATGTTTTATTCCATACTTTAATTAATTGAAATTAAATTCTTCCAGTTGCCACTGAGACTAAACTAATTAACTTTGGATTAATAATCCAATAGCATTACCACAATGCCATTGCCCGCAAACAACTAAAACAAATGTTTCATGGAGGAATATTGTACAAAATAATTGTCTATATATTCAGGCTGAGTTTAATAAACTTTTTCCATTCCCAGAAGTGTCCCCTTTTGCTTTAAATGTTTAGTCATTCTGTTGCAGCAATATGAAAAAGTAATTAGTTTACAATTGTTATACTAGACCAAAAAAGGCTGTAATCTTTCAAAGCTAGAAAAAAAGTATGCAAATAGTTAGTCGAGACAAAAATCTAAGAAAGCAATTGTTCAATGCATTTTATAACTAAAATCAAAGAAGATGTTTTAATTACTTCCTAGACGATCTTAAATAAGTGCACAGCTGAATTTAGTAACATTTTAGTTCATACACATGAACAAATTCCATTAAATaattctggaattgaagtttAACACTACATCGTGAAAGCCTGAATACTTTGCAGTGCGATAAACAAAGGCCAGTTATATAAAAATCTTTAATAAACTCTCAATAAAACAAAATCACTGTAGCAATAAACAAGTTAAAATTCAGGGAATAAAAAACAATGAACTGAACCCTTAGCAGACAGTTACTGCTAACAGAAGATCTGGTCTTTGCTCCCATTCCTTATTTATAGTGTGACAGTCAACCTCAAATGCCATGGTTTCACATGTTGAGTGGAAGCAGAACAGGATTTACAATGTCATGGCTCTCTTAGGAGCCTGTCTGAAATGAGAACTACAGCCAATGGAAAATCACCATTTTGTTATAAATGACGCATTAACACCATCATTATTCTGCATAATTGAACAAAACTGATACCTTGAACTTACAATTATGGGAAAAAATTTCAAGTTATGATGCATACATCTTTCTCAATCTTACCATTCCAGAAATTGAGCATTAACGTAGTATGCAACTTGCCACAGTAAAAATGGAAGACGACTTCTTATTCAAATCTGTAAATTAAGCAGATTAGTTATTCTCTTGATTTGAATCAAGAGAATGATTTTCTCCTCTTATTAAATGCAAGGATGATAAAAGTCAAACCTTACCTAAACTCAGCACTTTTCTTTCAGGTTTGACTGCTAGTATTATTAAAGTGCTTAGTCTGCCCTGATGACCCTCCTAGTAGCTATGGCTGAGTTGGTTTCATAGGTTATAGGCTCTTGCTAGACTCTTCCATACTTCAGCTGTCATTCAAGGCAAAGCTAGCCTTAGATAACGAAGTTTCCTAATAGCACAGCATTTCCTGTTCTTCCTTCCACTTGATGCGGCTCTTGCACCTGCCTTGCCATTCTTTAGTTATGCTGACTTGTCCAAATTCTGCAGAAGTCCTGTCTTAGTGGATCTCCAAGATTCACTGTTCTAATGTAGCTCCACTGCAGACATTCATAGTCTTTTCATTGTCCTCTTATAATATATCTGTAACTTACAGAAGTGATCTATATACCAAGTACATCGAACTCTAGAGAGTGATTTGCAGATTTAATCTTAcatattactgaaatgcatgcaACTCTATTGGTTGTTAGAAGACGAGGTATATGTGCACACCAGCTTAGAGGTTTCAGCTACTGACAGCTTTTTAGATAGCCACTATCTTTGAAGTAGTGACAGTTTAAAATAAAATGAATAACAAAGCAGAATCATTTTGTACAGCGGAAATTGCAGCTTATCAGCGTCACCAGACAATCTGACATAAAAACAAACTAGCTAGGTCAATTGTATTCTTCAAATGTTGATTACTATATAAAAATGTAATACTAATACCTTGTGTTATTTGTACACAATCACAACTGCCATATAAAATTGCAGAAAGGAACCAATAATCTGGTTTGAGGGGTtccaaaacacttcctgtaacTAAATATGGAAATACTTCAATTTACACTCAAAAATAAGCAAAAGATTTTGTAAGCAACTTATGACAGTTGTGCTATGAAACATCAAGTTAGAATGAAAAGATAATCATAAAAGTTGTCATTTCATTACAAGAGTAAACGTGTAATTCTGGTGACAGCATAACAGGAGCCAATTCAGCCATTTCCTACAAAATCATGTAAGTATTCGATTTATGGTGACTTCTATCCAAAGAACACACGCCAATCCATATATCTGAGAAATTTTTGGAATATAGATCATAGAGACTTTCAATCAATGAAGATGTTTACACATGGCTCTTGATTCCAAACTCAGTTAGAAGAGAGAAGGAAAACTTCAAACAGAAAATTGGACAACTGAACCTCAATTCAGAAATGTTTGCAAATTTTCTGGATGTGTAATTTCCTCATAGGTTTGACTCAAGGAGGAAATACTGCATATTTAATACAATTTACTAACCTAATTTAAAAATAACATGCTGTATTTAAACATCAGTGACTAATCGGGAGCACCTGAACAGAATTTTAAAATGTGAAGATCTATTCTGGTGTGTCTTATCCACTTAAGTAATTCTTCCTTAAAACTTGAGTTTGGCAGACCTAACATGTCAGTTTAGCTTTTGGACTTCCCATAAAGGTCCAGCATGTTGAGAAGCCTAAAAAGTAGAATATCTTTCTGGATTAAGAAGGCGAAAAACTTACTACACAGATCATTTAGTTAAAAAGTTCTCATCCTTTTTATTCCCAATGCTACCACCACAAATTACATGGCTCAACAGCTATGGTAATGAGGAAAATAAAGACATTACTAGAACATAGTATTAAAAAAATCTTAGGAATGTACATCTAACAGCAACTACATTGCAACAAACAACTGCACTTTTTGCAATCTCACTACCGGAAACAGTCCTGAACAAGAAGTGATCTTATGTTAATGCTGCAGTGACTTTTCTGACTATTGGACCATCGCTCTTCCTGTGGGCAGCCTTTAATATGAACTTGGTCGATATTCTGTCTCAAAGTAACCTGCAGCTTTCCTGACAACTCCTGGCTCATCCTCTCCTGCTAAGAACTGTTGCCTGTTGAATGATACAGGACAATGAGTTATTTATAGTATTGTAAATTGTAGTTACTACATTTTCATGCAATTGGTGTTGGAGCTTACCTTTCAGCAAACGTGCTCAGTATCTTCTACCATAACCACCACTACCTCCaccgcttccaccaccaccaccaccaccaccagatCCATAACCacctaaaacaaaacaaaagcctTTATGATGACTAATATTGAATTTTCATCTGCATGAATTAAAAATGGTatttttcagaaaagattttcgaTCAGCAGATACACCCAGATTTTTCCCCAAAACAGGCTTAGGGAATAATTTATTCACTAGTGATCCAAAGAAGGTAAATGGTTTTTAAAGTGTTCACTTGCAGATTAGGTGGAAGGGATTTCATACCACACTAGAATATACAAAGCCACAAAAGGCTAAAAAAACCCCCAAAACTAGATGTTTCTCCATGAACCCAACCATTAACCTTCAATAAACTCCCAGGTTACTTAACTGCAACATCAACTTTATCTTAGTATAGGCTACAATCTGCTGACAACAGACTGGGTGTAACGTAAATGCTTTGGATTTCTATTCGAGGTGCTTACTACAAACAGTAGAAATGCTCACCGCCATAAGGACAAGAGTTTCGACCATAATTGCTATTCTTCATGGGTCCATAATTTGAAGATTGGTTCGGATAGTTTCCAAAATCATTGTAGTTCCCACTGCCACCGCCACCACCAAAATGCCCTAGAAGTAAAAAAAAAAAGTCTCAGTTAACCCACTGCGCATGTACATCTTATTTATTAATTGTCAGTAGTTAAAATCTTACCTCCAAAGTTTCCACCTTCATTATAGTTGTCGTAGCCGCCGCCGCCACCACCACCAtatcctcctccacctccaccttggTTGCCAAAACCTGGGCCACCACCGCcatatcctcctcctcctcctcctcctctaccACAGTAACCTTGGCCACCTCCAAAATTGCCACCTGAAGAACATTAGTAGGTATTTGTATTAAAAACCCAAGAATTGATATATTTCTATACCCAGATCTCCTAAGCCATACTTTCACCCAAGTGTTGGTCTGAAGAACCCTGCCCAGGACATGACTACCTTGTTCCAAGCAACTATCATTACAATTTTGCCAATTTTCCCCTCAGACATTTTGGTGTTCAGTCCATCCTGACTAAAACCACGATGTTAGTTTTTCTGTATCGTAGGATTTAGTACATTAATACTTCTGAATTGTTGACCTCAAACCTATAATGTTCGACTTCCAGGAAATTTTGGCAGGGTGGTAGAAGCTAATTTGAGACTTAATGCTACATCAATGTAAAGCATGTCAAACAAAAAAAGTTACACTTTCTTCACACAGATTAATACTACTGGAAAATAAAATCATGAAATTACAGCGATTTTCAATTACAGACAAGTGAAATTCAAGTGTTTTATTTTGCTTATTTATTTTTAAAGATTTCAAGTTCACATAGGTCTCATAACTTAAACGATAGTAAAGTCACTCCATTCGCAAATATGTTTACCTGTGATCAAAAAAAAAGACTAGTAATGGAGAAGGAAAAGCTCTTAAATGAATGTAAGGCAAACTAAGACCCTCTGGATGTAGACAGAACACATGCACTGTTACTTAATGGAGTGTTTGGATCTGGGTTGATAGCAATTGTCACTGCTACAGGAAAGCTTCATAATAAAGAAGTGTGACAAAGTGTATGTTACTGTGAAAGAAGTTTTCCAATAGGGAAGCCTTCATATGTATTAAGAATACTGCTGGTATTCCGGTGCACCCGATGTGGGTTCCCcaatattggggagacaggccgcctacttgcgaacatttcagagaacacctctgggacacccggaccaaccaacccaaccagccCGTGGCTCAAAACTTCAACTCCcgctcccactccaccaaggacatgtaggtccttggactcctccatcgccagaccatacaacacgacggttggaggaagagcgcctcatcttccgcctaggaacccaccaaccacaagggatgaactcagatttctccagtttcctcatttcccctccccccaccttgtctcagtcaaatccctaaaactcagcaccgccttcctaacctgcaatcttcttcctgacctctccaccccaccccactccggcctatcaccctcacctgaccttctcccacctatcgcatttccaacacccctccccaagtccctccgccctaccttttatcttagcctgctggacacactttcctcattcctgaagggcttatgcccgaaacgttgattctcctgttccttggatgctgcctgacctgctgtgcttttccagcaacacattttcagctctgatctccagcatctgcagtcctcactttctcctaggagaaTGCAgtgcctttggcattgatctttaaatcgtcattgtctacaggaatagtgccagaagactggaggatagcaaatggggttcccctgttcaagaaggggagtagagacaatcctggtaattatagaccagtgagccttacttcagttgctGGCAAAGTGGTGGAAAAGGTTataaagagataggatttataatcatctagaaaagaataaatttgtttagggatagtcagcacggttttgcgaagagtaggtcgtgcctcacaaaccttggagttctttgagaaggtggccaaataggtagatgagagtaaaccggttgatgtggtgtatatggatttcagcaaggtgtttgataagatttcccacagtaggctactgcacaaaatggaggaataggattgtgggagaaatagcaatttggatcagtaattggcttgctggaaGAAGACAaggggtggtagttgatggaaaatgttaaccctggagtccagttaccagtggtgtacagcaagggtcggtgttgggttcactgctgttcgtcatttttataaaactacctggatgagggcgtagaagggtgggttagtaaatttgcagatgacactaaggtcgtggagctgtggatagtgacaaaggatgttgtaggttataaaagacatagataagctgcagagctgggctgagaggtggcaaatagagtttaatgcagacacgcgagaggtgattcactttggtcggagtggccagaatgcaaagtactgggctaattgtaagattcttggtagtgtagatgagcagagagatttgtgtccaggtacacagacccttgaaagttgccacccaggtttacagttttgttaagaaagcatagtGTTTTAGCTttacctgtacagccacaacatgacctcccaactcctgtactcaatattctgaccaataaaggaaagcataccaaatgccgccttcactgtcctatctacctgtaactccattttcaatgagctatgaacctgcactccaaggtctccttgttcagcaacactccctcagaccttaccattaagtgtacaagtcctgctaagatttgctttcccaaaatgcaacacctcatttaTCTGaggtgccacttctcagcccattggcccatctggtccagatcctgttgtaatctggaggtaaccctcttcactgtcgactacatctccaattttggtgccatctgcaaatttactaactgtacctcttatgctcacatccaaatcattggtgTAAATGAcaaagcagaggacccagcaccgatccttatgggtcacaggcctccagtctgaaaaacaaccctccaccaccaccctgtcttctacctttgagccagttctatatccaaatggctagttctccctttattccacgagatctaaccttgctaattaatcagtgtcccatggggaccctgtcgaatgccttactgaagtccatatagatcacatctactgctctgccctcaatcttctttgttacttcttcaaaacactcaatcaagtttgagagacatgatttcccacacacaaagccatgttgactatccctaatcagtccttgcctttccaaatacatgtacatcctgtccctcaggatcccatccaacaacttgcccaccattaaGGTCAGGCTTACCAGTCTAAAGTACCCTGGCttatctttactgcccttcttaaacagtggcaccacgtttaccaacctccagtcttccagcacctcacctgtgacaattgatgatacaaatatctcagcaagaggcccagcaatcacttccctaacttcccacagagttctcaggtacacctgatcaggtcctggggacttatccacctttaaccatttcaagacatccagcacttcgtcctctaatctggacattttgcaagatgtcaccatctatttcccaacaatctatcttccatatccttttctacggTAAATActgatactaaataaatattttgtatctcccccattttctgtggctccacacaaaggccacctttgaggggccctattctctccctagttacccttttgtccttaatatatttgtaaaaaccccttTGGATCCTCTTTATTTCTATctgccaacgctatctcatgtcccctttttgtcctcctgatttccctcaagtatactcctacttcctttatactctaaggattcactcgatctatcctgtctctacctgacatatgcttccttctttttcttaaccaaaccctcaatttctttagtcatccagcaatccctatacctaccagccttccctttcaccctgataggaatatattttctctggattcttgttatctcatttctgaaggcttcccattttccggccgtccctttacctgcaaacatctgccgtcaatcagctttcgaacgttcttgcctaataccgtcaaaattggactttctccaatttagaacttcaacttttagatctggtctatccttttccattacgaTTTTAAAACGCATAGAATTATGGTCCCACCCACCCCAACcgtattagtttaaatccccccaagcagttctagcaaatttccctgccaatatattagtccccttccaatttaggtgcaatccgtccttcttgtacaggtcacttctaccccaaaagagattccaatgacccaaaaatgtgaatccatctcccatacaccagcatATCAGCCATGcagtcatctgctctatcctcctattcctgccctcactagcatgtagcactgggagtaatccagatgatATTACAATGCTTGAGGACCCCCTTTTTAAACTTCTGCCTCACGCTatattgttggttccaatgtggacaatgatctcttgctggcccctctcccctgtgagaacattctgcaccctctgagacatccttgatcctggcaccagggaaacaccacaccattctgctttttctgttggccacagaaacgtctgtctgtacctctgactacagaatccccaacacaattgatctcttggaagccctcgttgcattacagccagtctcaataccagaaacttggctgctcgtgctacgttcccctgagaatccatcaccccctacattttcaaaaacagcatacctgtttgcaatgggtatatccacaaaacaGTCCTGCTCTCGGTGCCAACCTCTTaaccttcctggagttaacccatctatgtgacagTATCTGAgactcctctcctcccccccactttctataactgccatccatcacatactgttgcaaattcctcatcgcttctatctgtctctccaaccgatccactcgatctaataagattcgcatccaacagcatttatggctgatataatccacagtaacccttaaactctttaaactcccacatctgacaagtacatatcactgcaaaggccatttttgctccttcacaatctgcagctccagaaaataacaccgtcttattcctctacaaaactctGCACTAGGTTAAATTAcaagctatggcttatattttaagtttaatcaagagacttctctccaaaaacatataatcaagaaagaactcactgtactcactaatacagcctcaaaaacaattaacttatctgattctgtgttgtgaacttcacccaaactgGATCCTCCAAGATTaattgtgaaattcactgtttgttaattttcccagatgcactctgatgcccagcaacacatgaattcaaaaacagcaaaggcagtaactatacaggttctctctctctcctgcactgtcctcaccatgtgcttcctttgtctgctcttctctcttTCATAACTGTTGTTTCAacttttccccaaagttccaaaacaatgcaacagcaaataaaacagtaattgctgctcctggaatttgaggaaatcacctccagcacctaaaataccttaaAAAAAAAGCAGCTTACAGCCAGAtttttttcccgtcctccatcttggattacccagaatcctcaaatgtCAGagctagtttctttactcagtagtaagggtatggaatgctttgcttacaacggtagtagattcgccaactttaagtgcatttaagttgtcactggacaagcatatggacatacatggaatagtgtaggctagatgggcttcagactggtaTGACCGGTTTGGTGCAacatagagggctgaagggcttgtattgcgctgtaatgttctatgtcttatggtcttaatattCTCAGTTCATTTAGGGTTAAAAAAAATGCCAAGGCTCTTTCAAAACACAAACTCGATTTGTCAGTTAAAAACCATTACAAGAGACACCTTACACTAGCTAATTAGCATCAAAGCTGTGAAGTCAAATTATCTCTCAAACCACTACTTACCATCACCAAACCCATTATAGCcgccaccaccactccctccatAATCGTCACGACCACCTCCAAAATTTCCCATTCCTACAGAGATGGTGGAataaaggaaagagaaaaaaaaagctgaagATAATACACTTAGTAATTTCATCTTCACCTTGGACCAGTTACCCAAAATTATACATTTTGTAATCAAAATTGCACACAAATAGATTAAAATAAACAGGCGATTCATACCAGATTAAGGAATCACCCCTATGTTCAGCTGTTTTGATAACCCTGAATTATTCAATGAaggttcattttaaaatagttttgAATACAAATAGTGGATGATTAAATTTAGAGTTTTCTCTAGAGAATGTTGAAAAGTTGGCATACCTCTTCCACTGAAATTTCCTCCACGGTTAAAACTGCCTCCCCCATTTCCACCTCCAAAATTACCACCACCACGGCCCATGAAATGACCAGGGTTATTGCCACCTCCAGAACTACCACGTCCTTaggaaaggagaaggagaaagagaacatGAATAATTGAATAATAAATTTTCTTTGCCTTATTCCAATCATGGCATCCTCTCCAATTACCTCTTTGGCCTGATCCAATCCCCTGCATCTCCTGTCGTGAAAGCGCTTTTCTCACTTCACAGTTGTGTCCGTTCACAGTGTGATATTTTTGAACTAGAAGAAAGATGATCAGTTTCATTAGTTTTCTAAAATGCCATTGCAACTCTTAAAGTGATACTACCTGGTTCAAGAAATCATGACAGAAATTTTCAGCACAAAAGTAGTTCAGTCAATCCAGTGTTTCTATGCCAAATCTTCAAAAGAATCATCCAAATAAGTTTTGTACTGCAGCTAATTATCTTCTGAAAACTTCTATAGAATTGGATTTTTCAGAGTTTTAACCAAAACTTGAATTTGAAATAGTAAAAGGAAATGGAAAATTTAAAATCTTCAAAAAGAATTATTATCACTATTTAATATTACATTTGTTGTGTTGTACCTATTGAATCACAAGGTTCATGTGTATGAAGATGCACAGAACTGTTTCAATCTAAGCCCCTTAAAGACCTCTACATTATAATTTCAAACAAACTAGTTTCCAACCATCGAGACCTAGGTCTCTGCTTCAccttctgcaactggatcctgcACTTTGAGCCAGAGACCACAATCAGCGAGAATAGACAATGCCTCATCCATGATAATTCTCCACATTGACCCCTCACAAAACAATGTACTCACCCCT
The genomic region above belongs to Chiloscyllium punctatum isolate Juve2018m chromosome 10, sChiPun1.3, whole genome shotgun sequence and contains:
- the hnrnpa3 gene encoding heterogeneous nuclear ribonucleoprotein A3 isoform X2; translation: MKTMMDGSSVSDAGWERDFRPTRRGRRFSQGQEPKEPEQLRKLFIGGLSFETNEESLKEHFEQWGQLTDCVVMREPQTKRSRGFGFVTYSSVLEVDAAMSARPHKVDGRVVEPKRAVSREDSTKPGAHLTVKKIFVGGIKEDTEEYHLRDYFEKYGKIENIEVMTDRGSGKKRGFAFVTFDDHDSVDKIVVQKYHTVNGHNCEVRKALSRQEMQGIGSGQRGRGSSGGGNNPGHFMGRGGGNFGGGNGGGSFNRGGNFSGRGMGNFGGGRDDYGGSGGGGYNGFGDGGNFGGGQGYCGRGGGGGGGYGGGGPGFGNQGGGGGGYGGGGGGGYDNYNEGGNFGGHFGGGGGSGNYNDFGNYPNQSSNYGPMKNSNYGRNSCPYGGNSS
- the hnrnpa3 gene encoding heterogeneous nuclear ribonucleoprotein A3 isoform X1, with product MKTMMDGSSVSDAGWERDFRPTRRGRRFSQGQEPKEPEQLRKLFIGGLSFETNEESLKEHFEQWGQLTDCVVMREPQTKRSRGFGFVTYSSVLEVDAAMSARPHKVDGRVVEPKRAVSREDSTKPGAHLTVKKIFVGGIKEDTEEYHLRDYFEKYGKIENIEVMTDRGSGKKRGFAFVTFDDHDSVDKIVVQKYHTVNGHNCEVRKALSRQEMQGIGSGQRGRGSSGGGNNPGHFMGRGGGNFGGGNGGGSFNRGGNFSGRGMGNFGGGRDDYGGSGGGGYNGFGDGGNFGGGQGYCGRGGGGGGGYGGGGPGFGNQGGGGGGYGGGGGGGYDNYNEGGNFGGHFGGGGGSGNYNDFGNYPNQSSNYGPMKNSNYGRNSCPYGGGYGSGGGGGGGGSGGGSGGYGRRY
- the hnrnpa3 gene encoding heterogeneous nuclear ribonucleoprotein A3 isoform X3; protein product: MEGQEPKEPEQLRKLFIGGLSFETNEESLKEHFEQWGQLTDCVVMREPQTKRSRGFGFVTYSSVLEVDAAMSARPHKVDGRVVEPKRAVSREDSTKPGAHLTVKKIFVGGIKEDTEEYHLRDYFEKYGKIENIEVMTDRGSGKKRGFAFVTFDDHDSVDKIVVQKYHTVNGHNCEVRKALSRQEMQGIGSGQRGRGSSGGGNNPGHFMGRGGGNFGGGNGGGSFNRGGNFSGRGMGNFGGGRDDYGGSGGGGYNGFGDGGNFGGGQGYCGRGGGGGGGYGGGGPGFGNQGGGGGGYGGGGGGGYDNYNEGGNFGGHFGGGGGSGNYNDFGNYPNQSSNYGPMKNSNYGRNSCPYGGGYGSGGGGGGGGSGGGSGGYGRRY